A window of the Cannabis sativa cultivar Pink pepper isolate KNU-18-1 chromosome X, ASM2916894v1, whole genome shotgun sequence genome harbors these coding sequences:
- the LOC115702412 gene encoding protein IQ-DOMAIN 5-like has product MGSSNNWLKRIRRNFVKGSSKSPRNIIVVYSNNNNISKSNTSHEETTQLVSSTLTRHDLAVIKIQAHFRGHLARRAFRALRSLVKLQAMVRGGQVRKQSRIAMHCMQALVRLQVRVRARQLLGGDTNNNNNNNNWLTLQTHLF; this is encoded by the exons ATGGGTAGTAGTAACAATTGGCTCAAAAGAATTAGAAGAAATTTTGTGAAAGGGTCATCAAAATCTCCTAGGAACATCATTGTTGTTTactccaacaacaacaacatttcAAAGTCCAACACATCCCATGAAGAAACTACTCAACTTGTCTCGTCAACTCTAACAAGACACGATTTGGCTGTCATCAAAATCCAAGCACATTTCCGAGGCCATCtt GCAAGACGAGCATTTCGAGCCCTGAGGAGCCTTGTCAAGTTACAAGCCATGGTTCGAGGAGGGCAAGTTAGGAAACAGTCGCGCATAGCTATGCATTGTATGCAAGCTTTAGTCAGGCTGCAGGTCAGAGTTCGCGCTCGCCAGCTCCTTGGCGGGGataccaacaacaacaacaacaacaacaactggTTAACCTTGCAAACACACCTTTTCTAG